The proteins below come from a single Mya arenaria isolate MELC-2E11 chromosome 8, ASM2691426v1 genomic window:
- the LOC128243913 gene encoding dnaJ homolog subfamily A member 2-like translates to MADTKLYDILGVSKNASEGEIKKSYYKLAKEFHPDKNPESGERFKEISFAYEVLSNPEKRETYDRFGLQGLKEGGGGGGGFGGDMFGDLFGGLFGGMGGGPFGFGGMSGMGGARRGRRRGEDTFHPLRVSLEDLYNGKTSKLQLSKTVICTKCSGAGGKAGAMQRCKVCNGRGVKITMRQLGPGMVQQMQSVCPECHGEGESISEKDKCKQCKGKKVTNENKILEVHVDKGMKDGQKIPFRGEGDQLPDQEPGDVVIVLQQKDHEVFTRDGDRLIMTHKISLVEALCGFHFTVQHLDERELVLKNPPGVIVEPGAVKIVKGEGFPHYRNPFEKGDMVIKFEVEFPEKNFASESQLKKLEKLLPARPAFSMPEGEHVEEVNLMDFDSTRSNEAGRRGEAYHEDDSDDEMPGGQRVQCAHQ, encoded by the exons ATGGCTGACACAAAGTTATATGACATCCTTGGGGTATCAAAAAATGCCTCAGAAGGTGAAATCAAGAaa tcATATTACAAACTGGCAAAGGAATTTCATCCAGATAAAAATCCAGAATCTGGAGAAAGA ttcAAGGAAATCAGTTTTGCCTATGAAGTTCTATCCAACCCTGAGAAGCGGGAGACTTATGACCGGTTTGGACTGCAGGGGTTGAAGGAGgggggaggaggaggaggag gTTTTGGAGGTGACATGTTTGGTGACCTGTTTGGAGGACTTTTTGGAGGGATGGGAGGTGGTCCATTTGGGTTTGGGGGGATGAGCGGCATGGGAGGGGCTCGCAGGGGCAGGAGAAGGGGAGAGGACACATTTCACCCTCTACG AGTGTCCTTAGAAGATTTGTATAATGGGAAAACATCAAAACTTCAACTCAGTAAAACAGTGATATGTACTAAATGTAGTGG AGCGGGCGGGAAGGCCGGTGCAATGCAGCGGTGTAAGGTGTGTAACGGTCGCGGTGTGAAGATAACAATGAGGCAACTAGGTCCTGGCATGGTTCAGCAGATGCAGTCTGTCTGTCCCGAGTGTCATGGTGAAG GTGAGTCAATCAGTGAGAAGGACAAGTGTAAACAATGCAAGGGCAAGAAGGTGACCAACGAGAATAAGATCCTCGAGGTTCACGTGGATAAGGGCATGAAGGACGGACAGAAGATTCCATTCCGTGGAGAGGGAGACCAACTG CCTGACCAGGAGCCAGGTGATGTTGTGATAGTCCTACAGCAGAAGGACCATGAAGTGTTTACCAGGGATGGCGACAGACTCATTATGACCCACAAAATCTCCCTGGTCGAGGCACTCTGTGGCTTCCATTTCACAGTGCAACACCTTGACGAACGGGAGCTTGTTCTTAAGAATCCACCTGGTGTTATTGTGGAACCTG GTGCAGTGAAAATTGTGAAGGGGGAAGGATTTCCACATTACAGAAACCCATTCGAGAAAGGGGACATGGTCATCAAGTTTGAGGTGGAGTTCCCAGAGAAAAACTTTGCAAGTGAATCACAGCTGAAG AAACTGGAGAAGCTGTTACCAGCTCGGCCGGCCTTTTCGATGCCAGAAGGGGAGCATGTGGAGGAAGTGAACTTGATGGACTTTGACTCGACACGTTCTAACGAGGCTGGGCGTCGTGGGGAGGCATATCACGAGGACGACAGTGATGATGAAATGCCTGGCGGACAGAGGGTGCAGTGCGCCCATCAATGA
- the LOC128243657 gene encoding 39S ribosomal protein L52, mitochondrial-like, translating into MLIITSNLNLCTVCRAAIWSSNVTRSFSTTQVLGRVKRKQRKFRPLVPPFTRYGDSHRLMRGLCVKGERYGPLVDLPDYTYLDGRPTPLTPQQREIKAERRQLSEKVVRFMKEMDNVREYNINREDTSTKKTNENS; encoded by the exons atgttaattattactTCAAATTTGAATCTTTGCACAG tctGTAGAGCTGCAATATGGTCTTCAAATGTCACAAGGAGTTTCAGCACAACACAGGTCCTGGGGAGAGTTAAGAGAAAACAAAGAAAGTTCCGACCATTAGTTCCACCATTTACTAGATATGGAGATTCCCATAGATTGAT GCGTGGCTTATGTGTGAAGGGCGAGAGATATGGGCCCCTGGTTGACCTCCCTGACTACACATACTTGG ATGGTAGACCGACTCCTTTAACTCCACAACAGAGGGAAATCAAGGCAGAAAGACGCCAACTTTCT GAGAAAGTGGTACGTTTCATGAAAGAGATGGACAATGTTCGAGAGTACAACATAAATAGGGAGGATACAAGcacaaagaaaacaaacgaAAACTcttaa